Proteins encoded in a region of the Capra hircus breed San Clemente chromosome 3, ASM170441v1, whole genome shotgun sequence genome:
- the CELF3 gene encoding CUGBP Elav-like family member 3 isoform X4, whose protein sequence is MKEPDAIKLFVGQIPRHLEEKDLKPIFEQFGRIFELTVIKDKYTGLHKGCAFLTYCARDSALKAQSALHEQKTLPGMNRPIQVKPADSESRGGKQQTDEDVRKMFEPFGTIDECTVLRGPDGTSKGCAFVKFQTHAEAQAAINTLHSSRTLPGASSSLVVKFADTEKERGLRRMQQVATQLGMFSPIALQFGAYSAYTQALMQQQAALVAAHSAYLSPVATMAAVQMQHMAAVNANGLIATPITPSSGTSTPPAIAATPVSAIPAALGVNGYSPVPTQPTGQPAPDALYPNGVHPYPAQSPAAPVDPLQQAYAGMQHYTAAYPAAYSLVAPAFPQPPALVAQQPPPPPQQQQQQQQQQQQREGPDGCNIFIYHLPQEFTDSEILQMFVPFGHVISAKVFVDRATNQSKCFGFVSFDNPASAQAAIQAMNGFQIGMKRLKVQLKRPKDANRPY, encoded by the exons ATGAAGGAACCGGATGCCATCAAGCTGTTTGTGGGGCAGATCCCGAGGCACCTGGAGGAAAAGGACCTGAAACCCATCTTTGAACAGTTCGGTCGGATCTTCGAGCTGACTGTCATCAAGGACAAGTACACCGGGCTGCACAAGG GATGTGCCTTCCTGACATACTGTGCCCGCGATTCAGCCCTGAAGGCCCAGAGCGCCCTGCACGAACAGAAGACGCTTCCAGGG aTGAACAGGCCAATCCAGGTCAAGCCAGCCGACAGCGAGAGCCGAGGAG GGAAGCAGCAGACAGATGAGGACGTCCGGAAGATGTTCGAGCCCTTCGGCACCATAGACGAGTGCACTGTGCTCCGGGGCCCAGACGGCACCAGCAAAG GCTGCGCCTTCGTGAAGTTCCAGACCCACGCGGAGGCCCAGGCGGCCATCAACACCCTCCACAGCAGCCGGACCCTGCCG ggtgcctcatccagcctggtgGTGAAGTTTGCCGACACGGAGAAGGAGCGCGGTCTCCGCCGAATGCAGCAGGTGGCCACCCAGCTGGGCATGTTCAGCCCCATCGCTCTCCAGTTCGGCGCCTACAGCGCCTACACCCAGGCC CTAATGCAGCAGCAGGCGGCCCTGGTGGCGGCTCACAGTGCCTACCTCAGCCCCGTGGCCACCATGGCCGCCGTGCAGATGCAGCACATGGCCGCCGTCAATGCCAACGGCCTCATCGCCACCCCCATCACCCCCTCCTCAG GAACCAGCACGCCTCCTGCCATCGCTGCCACACCTGTCTCTGCCATCCCTGCTGCCCTGGGCGTCAACGGCTACAGCCCAGTGCCCACCCAGCCCACTGGGCAGCCTGCCCCTGACGCTCTATATCCCAACGGGGTTCACCCCTACCCAG CCCAGAGCCCCGCGGCCCCCGTGGACCCCCTGCAGCAGGCCTACGCGGGGATGCAGCACTATACAG cagctTACCCAGCAGCCTACAGCCTGGTGGCACCTGCGTTCCCACAGCCTCCTGCTCTGGTGGCCCAGcagcccccgccacccccacagcagcagcagcagcagcaacagcagcagcagcaacgggAAG GCCCTGACGGCTGCAACATCTTCATCTACCACCTGCCCCAGGAGTTCACGGACTCGGAGATCCTCCAGATGTTTGTCCCCTTTGGCCATGTCATCTCAGCCAAAGTCTTTGTTGACAGAGCCACCAATCAGAGCAAGTGCTTTG GCTTTGTGAGTTTCGACAATCCAGCCAGCGCCCAGGCTGCCATCCAGGCCATGAACGGTTTCCAGATTGGCATGAAGCGCCTCAAAGTCCAGTTAAAGCGGCCTAAGGATGCCAATCGGCCCTACTGA
- the CELF3 gene encoding CUGBP Elav-like family member 3 isoform X3 has translation MKEPDAIKLFVGQIPRHLEEKDLKPIFEQFGRIFELTVIKDKYTGLHKGCAFLTYCARDSALKAQSALHEQKTLPGMNRPIQVKPADSESRGDRKLFVGMLGKQQTDEDVRKMFEPFGTIDECTVLRGPDGTSKGCAFVKFQTHAEAQAAINTLHSSRTLPGASSSLVVKFADTEKERGLRRMQQVATQLGMFSPIALQFGAYSAYTQALMQQQAALVAAHSAYLSPVATMAAVQMQHMAAVNANGLIATPITPSSGTSTPPAIAATPVSAIPAALGVNGYSPVPTQPTGQPAPDALYPNGVHPYPAQSPAAPVDPLQQAYAGMQHYTAAYPAAYSLVAPAFPQPPALVAQQPPPPPQQQQQQQQQQQQREGPDGCNIFIYHLPQEFTDSEILQMFVPFGHVISAKVFVDRATNQSKCFGFVSFDNPASAQAAIQAMNGFQIGMKRLKVQLKRPKDANRPY, from the exons ATGAAGGAACCGGATGCCATCAAGCTGTTTGTGGGGCAGATCCCGAGGCACCTGGAGGAAAAGGACCTGAAACCCATCTTTGAACAGTTCGGTCGGATCTTCGAGCTGACTGTCATCAAGGACAAGTACACCGGGCTGCACAAGG GATGTGCCTTCCTGACATACTGTGCCCGCGATTCAGCCCTGAAGGCCCAGAGCGCCCTGCACGAACAGAAGACGCTTCCAGGG aTGAACAGGCCAATCCAGGTCAAGCCAGCCGACAGCGAGAGCCGAGGAG ACCGGAAGCTCTTTGTGGGGATGCTAGGGAAGCAGCAGACAGATGAGGACGTCCGGAAGATGTTCGAGCCCTTCGGCACCATAGACGAGTGCACTGTGCTCCGGGGCCCAGACGGCACCAGCAAAG GCTGCGCCTTCGTGAAGTTCCAGACCCACGCGGAGGCCCAGGCGGCCATCAACACCCTCCACAGCAGCCGGACCCTGCCG ggtgcctcatccagcctggtgGTGAAGTTTGCCGACACGGAGAAGGAGCGCGGTCTCCGCCGAATGCAGCAGGTGGCCACCCAGCTGGGCATGTTCAGCCCCATCGCTCTCCAGTTCGGCGCCTACAGCGCCTACACCCAGGCC CTAATGCAGCAGCAGGCGGCCCTGGTGGCGGCTCACAGTGCCTACCTCAGCCCCGTGGCCACCATGGCCGCCGTGCAGATGCAGCACATGGCCGCCGTCAATGCCAACGGCCTCATCGCCACCCCCATCACCCCCTCCTCAG GAACCAGCACGCCTCCTGCCATCGCTGCCACACCTGTCTCTGCCATCCCTGCTGCCCTGGGCGTCAACGGCTACAGCCCAGTGCCCACCCAGCCCACTGGGCAGCCTGCCCCTGACGCTCTATATCCCAACGGGGTTCACCCCTACCCAG CCCAGAGCCCCGCGGCCCCCGTGGACCCCCTGCAGCAGGCCTACGCGGGGATGCAGCACTATACAG cagctTACCCAGCAGCCTACAGCCTGGTGGCACCTGCGTTCCCACAGCCTCCTGCTCTGGTGGCCCAGcagcccccgccacccccacagcagcagcagcagcagcaacagcagcagcagcaacgggAAG GCCCTGACGGCTGCAACATCTTCATCTACCACCTGCCCCAGGAGTTCACGGACTCGGAGATCCTCCAGATGTTTGTCCCCTTTGGCCATGTCATCTCAGCCAAAGTCTTTGTTGACAGAGCCACCAATCAGAGCAAGTGCTTTG GCTTTGTGAGTTTCGACAATCCAGCCAGCGCCCAGGCTGCCATCCAGGCCATGAACGGTTTCCAGATTGGCATGAAGCGCCTCAAAGTCCAGTTAAAGCGGCCTAAGGATGCCAATCGGCCCTACTGA
- the CELF3 gene encoding CUGBP Elav-like family member 3 isoform X2: protein MKEPDAIKLFVGQIPRHLEEKDLKPIFEQFGRIFELTVIKDKYTGLHKGCAFLTYCARDSALKAQSALHEQKTLPGMNRPIQVKPADSESRGEDRKLFVGMLGKQQTDEDVRKMFEPFGTIDECTVLRGPDGTSKGCAFVKFQTHAEAQAAINTLHSSRTLPGASSSLVVKFADTEKERGLRRMQQVATQLGMFSPIALQFGAYSAYTQALMQQQAALVAAHSAYLSPVATMAAVQMQHMAAVNANGLIATPITPSSGTSTPPAIAATPVSAIPAALGVNGYSPVPTQPTGQPAPDALYPNGVHPYPAQSPAAPVDPLQQAYAGMQHYTAYPAAYSLVAPAFPQPPALVAQQPPPPPQQQQQQQQQQQQREGPDGCNIFIYHLPQEFTDSEILQMFVPFGHVISAKVFVDRATNQSKCFGFVSFDNPASAQAAIQAMNGFQIGMKRLKVQLKRPKDANRPY from the exons ATGAAGGAACCGGATGCCATCAAGCTGTTTGTGGGGCAGATCCCGAGGCACCTGGAGGAAAAGGACCTGAAACCCATCTTTGAACAGTTCGGTCGGATCTTCGAGCTGACTGTCATCAAGGACAAGTACACCGGGCTGCACAAGG GATGTGCCTTCCTGACATACTGTGCCCGCGATTCAGCCCTGAAGGCCCAGAGCGCCCTGCACGAACAGAAGACGCTTCCAGGG aTGAACAGGCCAATCCAGGTCAAGCCAGCCGACAGCGAGAGCCGAGGAG AAGACCGGAAGCTCTTTGTGGGGATGCTAGGGAAGCAGCAGACAGATGAGGACGTCCGGAAGATGTTCGAGCCCTTCGGCACCATAGACGAGTGCACTGTGCTCCGGGGCCCAGACGGCACCAGCAAAG GCTGCGCCTTCGTGAAGTTCCAGACCCACGCGGAGGCCCAGGCGGCCATCAACACCCTCCACAGCAGCCGGACCCTGCCG ggtgcctcatccagcctggtgGTGAAGTTTGCCGACACGGAGAAGGAGCGCGGTCTCCGCCGAATGCAGCAGGTGGCCACCCAGCTGGGCATGTTCAGCCCCATCGCTCTCCAGTTCGGCGCCTACAGCGCCTACACCCAGGCC CTAATGCAGCAGCAGGCGGCCCTGGTGGCGGCTCACAGTGCCTACCTCAGCCCCGTGGCCACCATGGCCGCCGTGCAGATGCAGCACATGGCCGCCGTCAATGCCAACGGCCTCATCGCCACCCCCATCACCCCCTCCTCAG GAACCAGCACGCCTCCTGCCATCGCTGCCACACCTGTCTCTGCCATCCCTGCTGCCCTGGGCGTCAACGGCTACAGCCCAGTGCCCACCCAGCCCACTGGGCAGCCTGCCCCTGACGCTCTATATCCCAACGGGGTTCACCCCTACCCAG CCCAGAGCCCCGCGGCCCCCGTGGACCCCCTGCAGCAGGCCTACGCGGGGATGCAGCACTATACAG ctTACCCAGCAGCCTACAGCCTGGTGGCACCTGCGTTCCCACAGCCTCCTGCTCTGGTGGCCCAGcagcccccgccacccccacagcagcagcagcagcagcaacagcagcagcagcaacgggAAG GCCCTGACGGCTGCAACATCTTCATCTACCACCTGCCCCAGGAGTTCACGGACTCGGAGATCCTCCAGATGTTTGTCCCCTTTGGCCATGTCATCTCAGCCAAAGTCTTTGTTGACAGAGCCACCAATCAGAGCAAGTGCTTTG GCTTTGTGAGTTTCGACAATCCAGCCAGCGCCCAGGCTGCCATCCAGGCCATGAACGGTTTCCAGATTGGCATGAAGCGCCTCAAAGTCCAGTTAAAGCGGCCTAAGGATGCCAATCGGCCCTACTGA
- the CELF3 gene encoding CUGBP Elav-like family member 3 isoform X5 — MNRPIQVKPADSESRGEDRKLFVGMLGKQQTDEDVRKMFEPFGTIDECTVLRGPDGTSKGCAFVKFQTHAEAQAAINTLHSSRTLPGASSSLVVKFADTEKERGLRRMQQVATQLGMFSPIALQFGAYSAYTQALMQQQAALVAAHSAYLSPVATMAAVQMQHMAAVNANGLIATPITPSSGTSTPPAIAATPVSAIPAALGVNGYSPVPTQPTGQPAPDALYPNGVHPYPAQSPAAPVDPLQQAYAGMQHYTAAYPAAYSLVAPAFPQPPALVAQQPPPPPQQQQQQQQQQQQREGPDGCNIFIYHLPQEFTDSEILQMFVPFGHVISAKVFVDRATNQSKCFGFVSFDNPASAQAAIQAMNGFQIGMKRLKVQLKRPKDANRPY; from the exons aTGAACAGGCCAATCCAGGTCAAGCCAGCCGACAGCGAGAGCCGAGGAG AAGACCGGAAGCTCTTTGTGGGGATGCTAGGGAAGCAGCAGACAGATGAGGACGTCCGGAAGATGTTCGAGCCCTTCGGCACCATAGACGAGTGCACTGTGCTCCGGGGCCCAGACGGCACCAGCAAAG GCTGCGCCTTCGTGAAGTTCCAGACCCACGCGGAGGCCCAGGCGGCCATCAACACCCTCCACAGCAGCCGGACCCTGCCG ggtgcctcatccagcctggtgGTGAAGTTTGCCGACACGGAGAAGGAGCGCGGTCTCCGCCGAATGCAGCAGGTGGCCACCCAGCTGGGCATGTTCAGCCCCATCGCTCTCCAGTTCGGCGCCTACAGCGCCTACACCCAGGCC CTAATGCAGCAGCAGGCGGCCCTGGTGGCGGCTCACAGTGCCTACCTCAGCCCCGTGGCCACCATGGCCGCCGTGCAGATGCAGCACATGGCCGCCGTCAATGCCAACGGCCTCATCGCCACCCCCATCACCCCCTCCTCAG GAACCAGCACGCCTCCTGCCATCGCTGCCACACCTGTCTCTGCCATCCCTGCTGCCCTGGGCGTCAACGGCTACAGCCCAGTGCCCACCCAGCCCACTGGGCAGCCTGCCCCTGACGCTCTATATCCCAACGGGGTTCACCCCTACCCAG CCCAGAGCCCCGCGGCCCCCGTGGACCCCCTGCAGCAGGCCTACGCGGGGATGCAGCACTATACAG cagctTACCCAGCAGCCTACAGCCTGGTGGCACCTGCGTTCCCACAGCCTCCTGCTCTGGTGGCCCAGcagcccccgccacccccacagcagcagcagcagcagcaacagcagcagcagcaacgggAAG GCCCTGACGGCTGCAACATCTTCATCTACCACCTGCCCCAGGAGTTCACGGACTCGGAGATCCTCCAGATGTTTGTCCCCTTTGGCCATGTCATCTCAGCCAAAGTCTTTGTTGACAGAGCCACCAATCAGAGCAAGTGCTTTG GCTTTGTGAGTTTCGACAATCCAGCCAGCGCCCAGGCTGCCATCCAGGCCATGAACGGTTTCCAGATTGGCATGAAGCGCCTCAAAGTCCAGTTAAAGCGGCCTAAGGATGCCAATCGGCCCTACTGA
- the CELF3 gene encoding CUGBP Elav-like family member 3 isoform X1, whose translation MKEPDAIKLFVGQIPRHLEEKDLKPIFEQFGRIFELTVIKDKYTGLHKGCAFLTYCARDSALKAQSALHEQKTLPGMNRPIQVKPADSESRGEDRKLFVGMLGKQQTDEDVRKMFEPFGTIDECTVLRGPDGTSKGCAFVKFQTHAEAQAAINTLHSSRTLPGASSSLVVKFADTEKERGLRRMQQVATQLGMFSPIALQFGAYSAYTQALMQQQAALVAAHSAYLSPVATMAAVQMQHMAAVNANGLIATPITPSSGTSTPPAIAATPVSAIPAALGVNGYSPVPTQPTGQPAPDALYPNGVHPYPAQSPAAPVDPLQQAYAGMQHYTAAYPAAYSLVAPAFPQPPALVAQQPPPPPQQQQQQQQQQQQREGPDGCNIFIYHLPQEFTDSEILQMFVPFGHVISAKVFVDRATNQSKCFGFVSFDNPASAQAAIQAMNGFQIGMKRLKVQLKRPKDANRPY comes from the exons ATGAAGGAACCGGATGCCATCAAGCTGTTTGTGGGGCAGATCCCGAGGCACCTGGAGGAAAAGGACCTGAAACCCATCTTTGAACAGTTCGGTCGGATCTTCGAGCTGACTGTCATCAAGGACAAGTACACCGGGCTGCACAAGG GATGTGCCTTCCTGACATACTGTGCCCGCGATTCAGCCCTGAAGGCCCAGAGCGCCCTGCACGAACAGAAGACGCTTCCAGGG aTGAACAGGCCAATCCAGGTCAAGCCAGCCGACAGCGAGAGCCGAGGAG AAGACCGGAAGCTCTTTGTGGGGATGCTAGGGAAGCAGCAGACAGATGAGGACGTCCGGAAGATGTTCGAGCCCTTCGGCACCATAGACGAGTGCACTGTGCTCCGGGGCCCAGACGGCACCAGCAAAG GCTGCGCCTTCGTGAAGTTCCAGACCCACGCGGAGGCCCAGGCGGCCATCAACACCCTCCACAGCAGCCGGACCCTGCCG ggtgcctcatccagcctggtgGTGAAGTTTGCCGACACGGAGAAGGAGCGCGGTCTCCGCCGAATGCAGCAGGTGGCCACCCAGCTGGGCATGTTCAGCCCCATCGCTCTCCAGTTCGGCGCCTACAGCGCCTACACCCAGGCC CTAATGCAGCAGCAGGCGGCCCTGGTGGCGGCTCACAGTGCCTACCTCAGCCCCGTGGCCACCATGGCCGCCGTGCAGATGCAGCACATGGCCGCCGTCAATGCCAACGGCCTCATCGCCACCCCCATCACCCCCTCCTCAG GAACCAGCACGCCTCCTGCCATCGCTGCCACACCTGTCTCTGCCATCCCTGCTGCCCTGGGCGTCAACGGCTACAGCCCAGTGCCCACCCAGCCCACTGGGCAGCCTGCCCCTGACGCTCTATATCCCAACGGGGTTCACCCCTACCCAG CCCAGAGCCCCGCGGCCCCCGTGGACCCCCTGCAGCAGGCCTACGCGGGGATGCAGCACTATACAG cagctTACCCAGCAGCCTACAGCCTGGTGGCACCTGCGTTCCCACAGCCTCCTGCTCTGGTGGCCCAGcagcccccgccacccccacagcagcagcagcagcagcaacagcagcagcagcaacgggAAG GCCCTGACGGCTGCAACATCTTCATCTACCACCTGCCCCAGGAGTTCACGGACTCGGAGATCCTCCAGATGTTTGTCCCCTTTGGCCATGTCATCTCAGCCAAAGTCTTTGTTGACAGAGCCACCAATCAGAGCAAGTGCTTTG GCTTTGTGAGTTTCGACAATCCAGCCAGCGCCCAGGCTGCCATCCAGGCCATGAACGGTTTCCAGATTGGCATGAAGCGCCTCAAAGTCCAGTTAAAGCGGCCTAAGGATGCCAATCGGCCCTACTGA